The following DNA comes from Ictalurus punctatus breed USDA103 chromosome 19, Coco_2.0, whole genome shotgun sequence.
CAAAAGACGTGACAGTTCAATTCTTACTATcctgttatatttattactggcATGATTCAGcaagaatataaagataaataacaaatgtcATATTGAGTTTTGTTTTCTGCTACAAAAAGTCCAACTGtagcatttataaaaaatatagattttttgcattgtaagtatttcagtaagacATTTTTTGGCAGCTACCTCGTGCCACGACATGTGATGTGTTTACATCTCCATGGCACgcgcacctgtgtgtgtgtgtgagagagagcgagcataCGCGCTGAGCCAAGTGATGGTAAAATTGGTAAAAGACCAATTGGATAGAAATAGGTGGGAGACAGCAAATAtcgcaaactttttttttaatgcactttcaCTTTGTCGATGACAGAAATGTTATGATAAATGATGAAAAGAACTCAATATCCATTTTCTTATCTCTTCCAATGTTTACACTGGTAttcaaaacagctttctgtGAAATAGTGTAACCTATCTCGCCCTTTTGTGCAACAGCAGCGGCTATGGGCACGTGATCTAAAGCTCAGATCTAATTGGACGGCCCATTTCTTCGCAgagcaacaaagaaaaaactgaCACGCTCATCGAAATGTGCCAGCGTATCCTGTCAACCAGAACCGGAAACTGTTAGATGTGTTAGTATGAAAACTTTATAAACAATGAGTTCTCTTCAACCAACAATTTCAGAGAGTTCTCCCCAATCAACATCTTCGGGGAGTTCTATTCAAGTAACATCTGCAAGAGTTCTAATCCACCAATCAACAGCAAAGAGTCCTTGTCAATCAACATCTGTGGAAGTTCTCTGCAATCAACACCTGTGTGAGCCGGATCCTGCAAAGCTCCCTGACCCAAGTAATGAAAGAACCAGAAGAACTGCAACCAAATTCATCAAGCAGCCCACCTATGAGACTCCACAACATTCATTATTCTGACTTCTGGTCTTCCTAGATGCCACTCAAAAGTAACCAGACCTCTGACGAATCTCTTCTACACAATGTCATAATGAGAGAATTCCCCATCTAGAGCAGCTCAAACACAAACGAAgctggtgtatttaatagagcCCTTATGAAATGAAgtgaaaattaaatgaattgttGATGGTCCGTTCAAGTCGAGGTCTAAGAAAAAATAACATACAGAGCCATTCATTCTCTGTCAAAGCTATTTCCACcccgttttgtgtgtgtgtgtgtgtgtgtgtgtgtgtgtgtgtgtgtgtgtgtgtgtgtgtgtgtgtgtgtgtgtgtgtttatgtgctaGACTACTTTCTGTGTATTAGAATAGTTTATTAGTCACATCTGATTTTAATATCAAGTGTCTCTTGTCctaatttataatttattgtCTTAAGTGCTCATAGGACATGTTTAACATCAGGATATTATTACTAGTGGCCACAGGATTAATTTCCTAGACAGACTTAATAAGAATCTGTTAAAATCAACAGAGGTGCAGAACCAGTGATGAGACTAACGTTTTATTCCATGAGGAGTGAAAAGGGAAATTAGTAACAACTTTCACACGGAACAACCTGAAGCTCTgctttatttcagtaaagtaaACTACATCTTAAATTAGTTCATCACAAAAAATCACCAGAATATTAGCCAGGAAGCGACCTTAAAACTGTTATGCATGAAGTACAGCAGTTTCATATCTGGAAAATTATCAACCACACTCTGTTTCTGTAGAATGAGCCAATAAATGTGCACAAGTATGTTAAACATAAAGCACTATAACAGCAGTGCTAAATTCTAACTCATGTTTACAAAAAAGTCTTGTTTTCTAATAATTGTTAAATACTTaagaccatttatttatttatttatttattttttaacaattaaCAGCTTTATACATGCAGTTTGGTAACAGTTTGAACATTTCtcaggtgaaattagagtcaatTCTAAGTTTTGtccttcctttaaaaaaatgaaaactgcaAGCAGCATACTTATCATACAGGTTAGATAATCACAAAGTTAAGaaagttataataaaatattagacagaAAATTCTGTTTCTTTGCCTCTCTTTATTTCAATTCTGTATAAAGATTATAATCtaatgataataaatgaagaagaagaaattacTTTTTGCATTGGTGTACAGTTAAATACAATGCAGAATCAGAGGATTACAGGTGGTAATATTGACATTTTCTGTATCAGTCCCATCCTGAAACCAGTAAAATGAAGAAGTAATCACTAAAGCTTTCAGCTCTTGACTCACACATTTAGGCCAACCAGGTTTCTACTGATAATATCAACTAAAAGTTTCATAGTGTAACTaatatacaggaaaatgtaGTAGACTGTTATTATTTAGTGAGCAGTGTGGTGTTAATTAAATGTGTGATTTCATGGGCAGGTGTGTCATGATGAATATAGGAGCTGTAAATAGAATATAGTTATAGAGCTTTTTACAGTACATATTGTTTCCGAACAGTTTTACAGATCTGAAACAGAGCCCAGTGAGTGAAACGAGGAACACAGTGGAGCTCCTGCAGAAGGAGCTCAGGAGGAAGCAGGAGAGACTCAGCAGGGGGAAATATCCTGCACATTATTCACTTATTCTCACATCACATAGTCTATGGATTCTACTTCATCAGGAGCATAATGGTTAGTTAATGCttatgaaaaggaaagaaataagaGCTTCTATATATGAGCCATAGACTATTAAGGCTCTAAGAAATATTATCTGGAGTGAGTATATAAAGATTTAGGTCTACAATTACACAAAACATTTGACGTAAAATAGACTTTAATTACATGTTAGCTTCATTAGCATGCTATCTGTTaaactaaagaaataaacaccCAGAAACATCTCAGCTGACTACATTTAGTTTAAAGAGACACTTATTGTAAAGAGACTAAATTTACACTATGTTAGAATTATGAAAGAGACatagtttaaataaatttttccCTTCACCCTCCATTTAATAGTGAACTACATCGTATTAAACTTCCCAGAGTGAACACATTAGTCACTCTAGAGCACTACAGAGTTACATGATTTAAGAAACACCTAAAGACTTAAAGTTCTTCATTTTCTGCAGCATTATTTTCTTATTCCTTGTGAAACACAGATCCATCTGGTTGCTCTCTCCATTTCACTGTGATGTTCTCTGCTATCCCATGATCTTTCAGTTTTTGCTTGATCTGAAGAACAGAATAAGACTTTTATTATTAGATAATGCAAGATAGAGACACTAATCTCCTGTGAATGCTGTAAAAGTTCTATATAAACTGTCAGATTGTGATTACAATACAGCATTGTTTGTGTCAGAGCTTGATGGAGACTCGAAGGAGACTACATTATAAGGTTTGTACATTATAAGTGGAGTCTTGTGGAGGATGAGACTCACCTGCTCCAAGATGGCCACCTGTACTGCAAGATCGTTCACATCCTGACTGGACCGGACCTTAACCCTCATGATTTTTTGTATTGTCATTCCTGGATGTAGAAATGCAAAGTtggatacaaatacaaacatggACACAACGAAACATACATACTAAAAGCTGTTTAAATTTCTCAATACGAGACATAATGAAACTTTAACTCACCTGAATAACAGAAGAAAGGCATTATGTCTGAACATTGTGCATCAGCAACCTCAGTGTTATTTACATAACCACAGTTTTCATTTCCCAGTTGATTATCAGGTTTTCCAGGCATCCAGCGGATGGTAGAGACGTTGGTTTGATCTGTCCACTTCCAGGAGTCTCTGAACAGACCAAACCAAGTCCAAGTGTAGACAGCGATCACACTCTGTATATTTGAGTTTTCTGTTGCATTTCTAGAACTGGCCAGATCCACATGATGCGTTCTGCAGTAAGCCTGAGCATCATACCAAGTCATTTTGTTAGAGATGTAAATGTACACTTTATTTCCAGTTTTAGTGTCtgtgagaataaaaaaaaacccaaaaaaacacgATTACCACTTAAATTCAGTATAAGTTAAATGTATTCGTAAAAGAGAAAATTAAACAGGTTACAACATAAAGTTAAAATTAAGAACTCCATTACACTATTTTCTAAGTACACTCCATGTCAATGTTCATAAATATCAGGTGTTTTGTCTGTTTACAGTTCAGTATTTATCAATTTTTTGCTATTTAAGAGTACAGTTAACTTTAATGAGAACAGTGAGAGCACACAGTCTACAAATGTTGTAATGACAACCTGACAAAATGTGAAACACGTGCTGTTCCTTACCATTAAAGCACAC
Coding sequences within:
- the LOC124629204 gene encoding putative C-type lectin domain family 20 member A, which translates into the protein MEQRLFILLFFTGVISLVLSVPRKYFLIQQGKTWSDAQAYCRVTYTNLAIIESTENMVELQYEAQRQQFSSSAWLGMYNDINSWRWSFGNEPLTTGMKWLGGWPNNNGGHQECGATSTWGWICQDCTTTRPFVCFNDTKTGNKVYIYISNKMTWYDAQAYCRTHHVDLASSRNATENSNIQSVIAVYTWTWFGLFRDSWKWTDQTNVSTIRWMPGKPDNQLGNENCGYVNNTEVADAQCSDIMPFFCYSGMTIQKIMRVKVRSSQDVNDLAVQVAILEQIKQKLKDHGIAENITVKWREQPDGSVFHKE